In Legionella sp. PATHC035, a genomic segment contains:
- the nth gene encoding endonuclease III, which produces MNKLKRREIFVRFREQNPHPTTELVYHSPFELLIAVILSAQATDAGVNKATAKLFSVANSPQDILDLGLEQLKEYIKSIGLYNSKAQNIIKTCALLVKKYDGQVPNGREELESLPGVGRKTANVILNTAFGEPTVAVDTHIFRVANRTGLAKGKTPLAVEKALVKNIDPEFLKDAHHWLVLHGRYVCTARSPHCKTCIIQELCEYADKNL; this is translated from the coding sequence ATGAATAAGCTAAAACGTCGAGAAATTTTTGTACGCTTTCGTGAGCAAAATCCTCATCCAACGACTGAATTAGTTTATCATTCTCCCTTTGAGTTATTAATCGCGGTCATTTTATCAGCACAAGCAACGGATGCTGGCGTCAATAAAGCAACCGCTAAATTATTTTCTGTTGCCAACTCGCCTCAAGATATTCTAGATTTGGGACTGGAACAATTAAAGGAATATATTAAATCAATCGGTCTTTATAACAGCAAAGCACAAAATATTATCAAAACCTGTGCTTTGTTGGTTAAAAAGTATGATGGACAAGTTCCCAATGGACGTGAAGAATTGGAGTCTCTACCTGGAGTGGGGCGCAAAACCGCCAATGTCATTCTAAATACAGCCTTTGGTGAACCCACTGTTGCAGTAGACACCCATATTTTTCGAGTAGCAAATCGGACTGGACTTGCTAAAGGGAAAACCCCTTTAGCGGTGGAAAAAGCACTCGTAAAAAACATAGATCCTGAATTTTTAAAAGATGCCCATCATTGGCTGGTTTTGCATGGACGATACGTGTGTACGGCACGAAGCCCTCACTGCAAGACATGCATCATCCAGGAGCTTTGTGAGTACGCGGATAAGAATTTATAA
- a CDS encoding RnfABCDGE type electron transport complex subunit B — MASVKEIDVLLPQTQCGECDFPGCLPYAEALAQGTTTINKCPPGGVATVKALGALLQVDPTPYLPDALAKTRAPSVAVIREAECIGCTKCIKACPVDAIIGSGKLMHAVIEHECTGCGLCVAPCPVDCIEMVTLPEVHYDKDLARTRFHAKQTRLLREEHEKQQAYREKRQLALKADKTQDIQAKQDYIQQALARVKAKKL; from the coding sequence ATGGCCTCAGTTAAAGAAATTGACGTGCTTTTGCCCCAAACTCAATGCGGTGAATGCGATTTTCCTGGTTGCTTACCCTATGCTGAAGCCTTGGCTCAAGGGACAACCACGATTAATAAATGTCCTCCTGGAGGAGTTGCCACCGTCAAAGCGCTAGGAGCATTATTGCAGGTTGACCCAACTCCTTATTTGCCAGACGCACTTGCAAAGACTCGAGCGCCATCGGTTGCAGTCATTCGTGAAGCAGAGTGTATTGGTTGTACCAAATGCATCAAAGCGTGTCCAGTCGATGCAATCATTGGCAGTGGCAAATTAATGCATGCCGTAATCGAACATGAATGCACCGGCTGTGGTTTGTGTGTCGCACCCTGTCCGGTTGATTGCATTGAGATGGTTACTTTACCTGAGGTGCATTACGATAAAGATTTGGCACGCACACGTTTTCATGCGAAACAAACCCGTTTATTGCGCGAGGAACATGAAAAGCAACAAGCTTATAGAGAAAAACGCCAACTTGCTTTGAAAGCAGATAAAACTCAAGACATACAGGCTAAGCAAGACTACATTCAACAAGCATTGGCACGTGTAAAAGCGAAAAAATTATGA
- a CDS encoding SLC13 family permease, whose translation MPAAILILFITLIGIAIRRMSHVIIPIWLITTVGAALALLLRQITPIQAIAAIEPEVMLYLFGVFFIAQAAEDSGYLEQLTDRIFFHAHTGKQALIVILFILGLSASLLMNDTIAIIGTPIILQLCQSHKKLIKPLLFALAFSITIGSTLTPIGNPQNLLIAVKGNMPSPFFQFIRLLALPTVINLIITYFFIYFLYREILNEPIEKPIPKSVNDHHTITLVRLSLIIFFFLISLKIIFESIQSPIHLNFSYLALISSLPIFFSKLRWELLKRLDWGTLIFFASIFILMQSVWDSGFFQTRINHAQLSVTAVPVILIISIILSQFISNVPLVVLYLPLLLHHCVSDSSLLALAAGSTIAGNLSILGAASNIIIIQNCEKRGVRGFGFFEFIKIGAPLTLVNILIYACFL comes from the coding sequence ATGCCTGCAGCAATCCTGATTCTTTTCATCACCTTAATTGGAATTGCTATTCGTAGAATGAGTCATGTCATCATTCCCATTTGGCTAATAACTACGGTAGGTGCTGCATTAGCGCTATTATTGCGGCAAATCACTCCAATTCAGGCAATTGCCGCAATTGAACCGGAGGTGATGCTCTATCTGTTTGGGGTTTTTTTCATCGCCCAAGCAGCCGAAGACAGTGGTTATCTAGAACAGCTAACTGATAGAATATTTTTTCATGCCCACACAGGAAAACAGGCTTTAATCGTTATTCTGTTTATTCTGGGCTTAAGTGCTTCTTTGCTTATGAATGATACAATTGCCATCATCGGCACCCCCATTATTCTCCAATTGTGTCAATCACATAAAAAGTTAATTAAACCGCTACTTTTTGCACTGGCCTTTTCAATCACTATTGGCAGTACGCTCACTCCCATCGGTAATCCACAAAATTTATTGATTGCTGTAAAAGGAAACATGCCATCGCCTTTTTTTCAATTCATAAGACTCTTGGCATTACCCACTGTAATAAATCTTATCATTACTTATTTTTTTATTTATTTTTTATATCGAGAAATCCTAAATGAACCTATAGAAAAGCCTATTCCTAAGTCTGTCAATGATCATCATACAATAACCCTAGTTCGATTGAGCCTCATCATTTTCTTTTTTCTAATCAGTCTTAAAATAATTTTTGAATCCATACAATCACCTATCCACTTAAATTTTAGTTACCTGGCACTTATCTCATCCTTGCCAATTTTTTTTAGTAAACTCCGATGGGAACTCCTCAAACGTTTGGATTGGGGCACTTTGATTTTTTTCGCGAGTATTTTTATTCTGATGCAAAGCGTATGGGATAGTGGTTTCTTTCAAACGCGAATCAATCATGCTCAACTTTCGGTTACAGCAGTTCCTGTTATCTTGATAATCAGCATCATTCTAAGTCAATTTATTTCCAATGTGCCGTTAGTCGTCTTATATTTACCACTACTCCTGCACCATTGTGTTTCTGATTCAAGTTTATTGGCTTTAGCGGCAGGAAGTACCATTGCAGGCAATTTATCAATTTTAGGAGCAGCAAGTAATATTATTATCATTCAAAATTGTGAGAAAAGAGGTGTTAGAGGCTTTGGTTTCTTTGAATTCATAAAAATCGGCGCTCCTCTTACTCTCGTGAACATTTTAATTTATGCCTGTTTTCTATAA
- the metG gene encoding methionine--tRNA ligase, producing MAKQRKMLVTSALPYANGHLHLGHLVEHIQTDIWVRTHKMSGIECISICGDDAHGTPIMLKAEQLGITPEALTAEIKLSHEQDFKAFAIDYDCYHTTHSPENQALASAIYEALQANGSIIKRTIRQAYDPVKQMFLPDRYVKGTCPKCSAKDQYGDNCEVCGATYSPTDLIDAVSAISGAKPIEKDSEHYFFDLPRYEHLLKEWTRSGHLQAEVANKLDEWFAAGLKQWDISRDAPYFGFPIPGTTDKYFYVWLDAPIGYMASFKKYCDEKNISFSEFWDKDSATELYHFVGKDIVYFHALFWPAMLAASGHRMPTAVYTHGFLTVDGQKMSKSRGTFLEARTYLHHLHPEYLRYYFAAKLNGRVDDLDLNFDDFINRINADLVGKVVNIASRCAGFINKRFDNRLSDRLSDPQLYAELLEMRAEVIESFISRDYARAIRHIMDCADKVNQYIDMNKPWVLAKEEGRLSEVQDICTMGINLFRILITYLKPVLPLMAKAAEDFLNCAPLTWDALDHPLLNHHLNTFQPLMVRVEKEKILAMLEQSKQVYNGLS from the coding sequence ATGGCAAAACAACGTAAAATGCTGGTAACCAGCGCCTTACCCTATGCAAATGGCCATTTACATCTTGGTCATTTAGTCGAACATATTCAAACGGATATCTGGGTGCGCACCCATAAAATGTCGGGCATCGAGTGCATCAGCATTTGTGGCGATGATGCGCATGGGACCCCAATTATGTTGAAAGCAGAGCAACTGGGGATTACACCAGAAGCGTTGACTGCTGAAATTAAGTTAAGCCATGAACAAGACTTCAAAGCCTTTGCCATTGATTATGATTGCTATCACACCACCCACTCCCCAGAAAACCAGGCATTGGCGTCAGCAATTTACGAGGCATTGCAAGCAAATGGCTCAATAATAAAAAGAACCATACGCCAGGCTTATGACCCCGTAAAACAAATGTTTTTGCCCGATCGTTATGTCAAAGGAACATGCCCCAAATGCAGTGCTAAAGATCAATATGGCGATAACTGTGAAGTATGTGGTGCAACCTACTCCCCGACGGATCTCATCGATGCGGTATCTGCTATCTCTGGTGCCAAACCTATAGAAAAAGATTCAGAGCATTACTTTTTTGATTTGCCTCGTTATGAGCATCTCTTAAAAGAATGGACCCGGAGTGGTCACTTGCAAGCAGAAGTAGCGAACAAGCTGGATGAATGGTTTGCCGCCGGATTAAAACAATGGGATATTTCGCGCGATGCGCCCTATTTTGGATTTCCTATTCCTGGGACTACCGACAAATACTTCTATGTGTGGCTTGATGCCCCTATTGGGTATATGGCCAGTTTTAAGAAATACTGTGACGAGAAGAATATCTCCTTTAGTGAGTTTTGGGATAAGGACTCCGCAACCGAATTGTACCACTTCGTAGGTAAAGACATTGTTTACTTTCATGCGTTATTTTGGCCCGCCATGCTTGCTGCCAGTGGTCATCGCATGCCCACAGCAGTCTATACCCATGGCTTTTTGACTGTTGACGGTCAAAAAATGTCTAAATCACGTGGGACTTTCCTTGAAGCGCGAACTTATTTACACCATTTACATCCTGAATACCTTCGCTATTATTTTGCTGCCAAACTCAATGGCCGTGTTGATGATTTGGATTTAAATTTTGATGATTTTATCAATCGCATCAACGCTGATTTGGTGGGTAAAGTGGTCAACATCGCCAGTCGTTGTGCCGGTTTTATTAATAAACGCTTTGATAATCGTCTCAGTGACCGCTTAAGTGATCCGCAGCTGTATGCAGAACTGCTGGAAATGCGTGCGGAGGTCATCGAATCTTTTATTTCTCGTGATTACGCACGCGCTATTCGCCACATCATGGATTGTGCCGATAAAGTAAATCAGTACATTGATATGAATAAACCCTGGGTTTTGGCCAAAGAGGAAGGACGTTTATCTGAAGTTCAAGACATTTGCACCATGGGAATTAATTTATTTCGCATCCTCATCACTTATTTAAAGCCGGTATTGCCGCTGATGGCAAAAGCCGCGGAAGACTTTTTGAATTGCGCGCCGCTTACTTGGGATGCACTTGATCATCCCTTATTGAATCACCATCTCAATACTTTCCAGCCCTTAATGGTGCGTGTTGAAAAGGAAAAAATACTAGCCATGCTGGAGCAATCCAAACAGGTGTACAATGGCCTCAGTTAA
- a CDS encoding VUT family protein produces the protein MNQSLPSQHSRCFLFLTVGVITSLILLINVSFKIVLIQGLIFSVNGLICPLIAGLYLLALRNCTIKEQRHMLNMSLMTLYLYCIGVYVLINLPAAEYMHDNSVYQIIFEDIPKKFFATTIAFALSFYLPHLLVYPKSSKSSPTPKQCMLLAVLGGISFFGLDFFLLFSGTHLQSFKLIFIDSLMITSLILLLIGVFYLTLLLKHQNLFFPDRGREELPLYHYFICIAIVVMLICLACEYRIVTIINKYMVLSASSLFFPITLVISTILGELWGYRVNLKLCLILIATQFTFDVLLMGLVALPSPTFFNLNPFYNYIMLKRLPTASLTLFIGFISNAMLLHYLKHSKWSFHRPLRILIANFCSTSLLCLIDYSLLFGGIYPYDQIINLVANVWHYKLFMALIFLPFILWFCAYMEKNKSLALQYD, from the coding sequence ATGAATCAATCATTGCCTTCACAGCATTCACGCTGTTTTTTGTTTCTGACTGTAGGTGTAATTACCTCCCTGATTTTATTAATCAATGTCTCTTTTAAAATTGTACTTATTCAAGGGCTAATATTTTCTGTAAATGGTTTAATCTGCCCACTTATAGCAGGCTTGTATTTATTAGCATTAAGAAATTGCACGATTAAAGAGCAAAGACACATGCTCAATATGTCTCTAATGACCTTGTATCTCTATTGTATTGGCGTTTATGTCCTAATCAATTTACCCGCAGCGGAGTACATGCATGATAATTCGGTTTATCAAATTATTTTTGAAGACATACCTAAAAAGTTCTTTGCCACCACGATTGCTTTTGCCTTGAGCTTTTACCTGCCCCATCTCTTGGTTTATCCTAAATCCAGTAAATCGTCACCCACTCCCAAGCAATGCATGCTTCTTGCAGTATTAGGTGGCATCAGTTTTTTTGGACTGGACTTTTTTCTCTTATTTTCTGGAACCCATCTTCAAAGTTTCAAACTCATTTTTATTGATTCATTGATGATTACCTCACTGATACTGCTGCTTATCGGTGTTTTCTATCTGACTTTATTATTGAAACACCAAAACTTATTTTTTCCTGACCGCGGCAGAGAGGAGTTACCCTTATATCATTACTTTATTTGTATTGCGATTGTGGTCATGCTTATTTGTTTGGCATGCGAATACAGAATAGTAACCATTATCAATAAATATATGGTGCTCTCGGCAAGCTCATTATTTTTTCCCATTACCCTAGTAATTAGTACCATTCTCGGTGAACTTTGGGGTTATCGAGTCAATCTAAAATTATGCCTGATACTCATTGCCACCCAATTTACCTTCGATGTTTTACTGATGGGGCTTGTAGCCTTGCCCTCTCCAACGTTTTTTAATTTGAATCCTTTTTACAACTACATTATGTTGAAGAGATTACCCACTGCTTCTCTGACCTTGTTTATTGGGTTTATCAGTAATGCTATGCTGCTCCATTATTTGAAACATTCCAAATGGAGCTTTCATCGTCCACTACGTATTTTAATCGCTAATTTTTGTTCTACTTCTTTATTATGTTTGATTGACTATAGTTTACTATTCGGCGGCATCTATCCGTATGATCAAATTATTAATTTAGTAGCAAATGTTTGGCATTATAAATTATTTATGGCCTTGATTTTTTTACCATTTATTTTGTGGTTCTGTGCTTATATGGAAAAAAACAAGTCACTGGCTTTACAGTATGATTGA
- a CDS encoding YiiX/YebB-like N1pC/P60 family cysteine hydrolase produces the protein MKESTRNTFINFILLKCYQFLSKEDNVTKRTYLYDFEQFTQEIKPGDVLLVESHTRMGNIIRLISESTWTHAALYIGRLEDITDPSLREIVQKNSPNLTSDQLIIESVLGEGTRISCVDEYKNDHIRILRPSLLLPEDKEKVIAAAIHKIGKYYSLRHLFDLARFIFPWSFFPRKWRSSLFQHNMLQPTEDICSSMIAYVFQSVNYPILPLIKKDKTGYALIHRNPRLYTPSDFDLSPFFDVIKYPILPLQKGQTYHDLPWKSQLISNDIEIVELKDKE, from the coding sequence ATGAAAGAAAGCACTAGAAACACTTTTATAAATTTCATTTTATTAAAATGTTACCAATTTTTATCAAAGGAAGATAACGTAACCAAAAGAACCTATCTGTATGATTTCGAGCAATTCACCCAGGAAATAAAACCTGGAGATGTGCTCTTGGTAGAAAGCCATACCCGTATGGGTAATATTATTCGCCTCATTTCCGAAAGTACCTGGACTCACGCTGCTTTATATATTGGGCGCCTTGAGGACATTACTGATCCGTCTTTACGTGAAATAGTACAAAAAAATTCTCCAAATCTGACTTCAGATCAGCTCATCATAGAGAGTGTCCTTGGCGAAGGAACTCGCATTTCCTGTGTTGATGAATATAAAAATGATCACATCCGCATTTTAAGACCGTCCTTACTTCTCCCCGAGGATAAAGAAAAAGTGATTGCTGCCGCCATTCATAAAATTGGCAAATACTACAGTTTAAGGCATCTTTTTGATCTGGCACGCTTTATTTTTCCTTGGAGTTTTTTTCCACGTAAGTGGCGCTCTTCTTTATTCCAGCACAATATGTTGCAACCCACAGAGGATATATGTTCTTCGATGATTGCTTATGTGTTTCAATCGGTAAACTACCCTATTTTGCCGCTGATAAAAAAAGATAAAACAGGCTATGCCTTAATCCACCGAAATCCCCGTCTTTATACCCCTAGCGACTTTGATCTGTCCCCCTTTTTTGATGTGATCAAATACCCCATCTTACCCCTGCAAAAAGGTCAAACTTATCATGACTTGCCCTGGAAGAGTCAATTAATCAGTAATGACATTGAAATCGTTGAGCTGAAAGATAAAGAATAA
- the glmU gene encoding bifunctional UDP-N-acetylglucosamine diphosphorylase/glucosamine-1-phosphate N-acetyltransferase GlmU: protein MNLQIIILAAGQGKRMYSSTPKVLHQIAGKPMLTRVVETAQQLNPDVIHVIYGHGGEQLKNSLPDLPVHWVYQAEQLGTGHAVMQALPFIPPQTQVLVLSADVPLIQANTLHALIECSNTANSYKSVLALLVAHLEDPSGLGRIIRDNQGEVSIIVEEKDANEQEKNIKEIYSGICCALSDDLASWLPKLGNDNAQSEYYLTEIIALAVASQTPIKTLSVKDSAEIQGVNNRLQLQQLERIWQVRHAEQLLQQGVMLADANRVDVRGELVCGKDVFIDINCVFKGKVVLGDGCSIGPNCVLTDVSLGAGCEIYANSVLEGCTIANDCTIGPFARLRTGTELAPHCKIGNFVETKKAVFDEGSKASHLSYLGDVTLGKQVNVGAGTITCNYDGVNKHKTIIEDGVFVGSDTQLVAPVTVGAYATIGAGSTIRKNVPPGELTLTESRQKTVYGWKRPVKK from the coding sequence ATGAACTTACAAATTATTATTTTAGCTGCAGGACAAGGCAAACGAATGTATTCTAGTACCCCTAAAGTACTTCACCAAATTGCTGGGAAGCCTATGCTGACTCGGGTAGTAGAAACCGCACAACAACTAAATCCTGATGTAATTCATGTTATATACGGTCATGGTGGTGAACAACTTAAGAACTCACTCCCTGACTTACCTGTGCATTGGGTCTATCAAGCAGAACAATTGGGTACTGGACATGCAGTCATGCAAGCCTTACCGTTTATTCCACCACAAACACAAGTACTTGTTTTATCTGCTGATGTACCACTTATTCAAGCAAATACGTTGCACGCTTTAATCGAATGCAGCAATACAGCAAATTCCTATAAATCCGTTTTGGCACTTTTGGTTGCTCATCTCGAAGATCCTAGCGGTCTTGGACGTATTATTAGAGACAACCAAGGTGAAGTTTCCATCATTGTAGAAGAAAAAGATGCAAATGAGCAAGAAAAGAATATAAAAGAAATTTATTCTGGGATTTGTTGCGCATTATCTGATGACTTGGCCTCTTGGCTGCCCAAACTGGGTAATGACAATGCTCAGTCTGAGTATTACCTAACGGAAATTATTGCTTTAGCGGTTGCCAGTCAAACCCCAATTAAAACACTGAGTGTAAAAGATAGCGCAGAAATTCAAGGTGTCAATAACCGGTTACAATTGCAGCAATTAGAACGCATATGGCAGGTGCGACATGCAGAACAATTATTGCAGCAAGGGGTGATGCTTGCTGACGCCAATCGCGTTGATGTACGCGGTGAGTTAGTCTGTGGTAAAGACGTATTCATTGATATTAACTGTGTATTTAAAGGAAAAGTAGTGCTTGGCGATGGCTGCTCTATAGGTCCTAATTGCGTACTCACCGATGTCAGTTTGGGAGCAGGTTGTGAGATTTATGCTAACAGTGTTTTAGAGGGGTGTACTATTGCGAATGATTGTACCATCGGCCCTTTTGCGCGCTTAAGAACAGGCACCGAATTGGCGCCACACTGTAAGATAGGTAATTTTGTGGAAACCAAAAAGGCTGTATTTGATGAGGGTTCTAAGGCAAGTCATTTAAGCTATTTGGGTGATGTAACTCTTGGAAAACAAGTGAATGTGGGGGCTGGTACGATTACCTGCAATTACGACGGAGTGAACAAACACAAAACCATTATTGAGGATGGCGTTTTTGTCGGTTCAGATACTCAGCTCGTTGCTCCAGTAACAGTTGGTGCCTATGCAACTATAGGCGCCGGCAGTACGATTCGTAAAAACGTACCCCCTGGTGAGTTGACACTCACTGAATCAAGACAGAAAACGGTTTATGGCTGGAAGAGACCGGTGAAAAAATAA